The Candidatus Sysuiplasma jiujiangense genome includes the window TATACCATCTACAGACAAATAGCCGAAGTATACCGCATACACACAAACTTTGATAAGGAAACAATAAGGAAAAAGGTAACCGAGACTGTGAAGAAGGCGGGTCTCAATCCAGTGATCCTTGATTCATATCCTCATGAGCTCAGCGGCGGAATGAAACAGAGAGCAGTAATCGCGATGGCGCTTGCGCTTAATCCCACCATGGTCATCGCCGACGAGCCGACAACCGGGCTCGACGTGGTGACGCAGGCAAGGATCATCGGCGAACTGAAGACAACTGTTAGGAACCAGGTCAAGTCAATGGTCATCATTTCACACGATATCGGAGTTGTTGCACAGCTTGCGACAAGGGTGATCGTCCTTTATGCAGGCAGAATAATGGAAATAGGCAGCATCGAAGATATCTACATTAACCCGGTAAATCCTTACACGAAAGCTTCCCTGGAGAGTTATCCTTCCCTTGCAGCAAAGAAGACGTTCATGCGCGGCATACCTGGTGTTCCACCTGATTTGATGTCCATGTCTGCTGGCTGCAGGTTTGCCCCGCGGTGCATGTATGCGAAGGACATATGCAGCATCGAGGATCCTCCACTTGTTAAGGTCTCAGGTGGGCACTTCAGCCGATGCCATTTTGCATCAGATATTGCCGCCGGAAAGGGAGAATTGACTTCCTCGCGACAGGCAGCATCCGATATAATGAAACATGCAAAGCCCGAAGAGGAAGTTATGAAAGTTGAGAGCCTCACAAAGTATTTCGATCTCAGGACTTCCCTTGCCGGCCGCATTTTCAGCAGGCCTGGATCAGCAAGACTGGTAAGAGCTGTAGATCATGTCAGTTTCGAAGTGATGAGAGGCGAGATACTGGGCGTCGTGGGGGAAAGCGGAAGCGGAAAAACCACATTCGGAAGGACGGCCATATCCTTGATTAAGCCGACTTCAGGAAAGGTAATTCTCTCCGTAAAAATTACAAATCAGCCTGAGCTTGCGTCGCCGCCGGATATCAATGTTCTGCGGAATTCCTCCGTCGAAGATCACGTGCTCGATGTTTCTGCCGAGCGCAAAGGGAGGAAGGAGATGCGTCTGCTCAGGGAAAAGACACAGATGATCTTCCAGGAT containing:
- a CDS encoding ABC transporter ATP-binding protein; its protein translation is MLHVTPKQTVSSPVVEIKDFSVNFTTADGTLNALDRVNLTIEKGEILGILGESGSGKSTLALSMMGMLPENAHVTGEVMLLNTTVSAPDISGAAFLKMKRRRSKILSEKLRNIRWKSVSMVFQGSMNAFNPVYTIYRQIAEVYRIHTNFDKETIRKKVTETVKKAGLNPVILDSYPHELSGGMKQRAVIAMALALNPTMVIADEPTTGLDVVTQARIIGELKTTVRNQVKSMVIISHDIGVVAQLATRVIVLYAGRIMEIGSIEDIYINPVNPYTKASLESYPSLAAKKTFMRGIPGVPPDLMSMSAGCRFAPRCMYAKDICSIEDPPLVKVSGGHFSRCHFASDIAAGKGELTSSRQAASDIMKHAKPEEEVMKVESLTKYFDLRTSLAGRIFSRPGSARLVRAVDHVSFEVMRGEILGVVGESGSGKTTFGRTAISLIKPTSGKVILSVKITNQPELASPPDINVLRNSSVEDHVLDVSAERKGRKEMRLLREKTQMIFQDPYDSLDPKMTIFDIVREPIIAHRTTKDPNEELRMVKEALTVVRLNPPENFINRYPHELSGGERQRVAAARALVLKPDLLVADEPISMLDVSLRAGFMNLLLELRKNYGITIIYITHDLASARYVSDRIVVMYLGVAVELGDAEEVVSRPLHPYTKALIEAVPLPTPNWNPKGLKIIGEIGNAVNVPKGCRFYDRCVYRQEICRDNVPPRRSEKNHWYLCHFSQEELEGFEPPGQS